One Paenibacillus crassostreae DNA segment encodes these proteins:
- a CDS encoding glycoside hydrolase family 3 C-terminal domain-containing protein yields MINQKPGTPLEGFAEFSRKVAAEGAVLLKNEGNILPFGHSENVSVFGRTQVNYYRSGTGSGGSVHVTYTSNLLDGLRNKKNITINEELAAVYEKWIEKNPFDNGGGGWAAEPWFQKEMPLSAELVSEARTRSTKAIVVIGRTAGEDQDNANEQGSYLLTVEEKAMLKLVTTYFDQTVVVLNVSNIIDMSWLNDESYVHSIPCVIYAWQGGMEGGNAIADVLVGDVTPSGKLTDTIAYSIEDYPSTQNYGNEFINIYQEDIYVGYRYFETFYPDKVQFEFGYGLSYTTFTIEPKEAKLTTKAGEKHIEIDVTVTNTGTTFAGKEVVQVYYEAPQGKLGQPAKALAAFGKTRVLQAGESQLITVSFPVHSLASYDDAGVTGHPSAYVLEAGTYRFYMGTSVKNLAEIGVEGQSGYVLEALQVVEQLQEALAPTESFMRMKPGVRKEDGSYELISEEVSKRKISLAERIENNLPETLQQTGDQGYKLRDVYEQKVSMEAFIAQLSDQDLAVIVRGEGMSSPLVTPGTASAFGGVSDSLFNYGIPVACTADGPSGIRMDSGQKATQVSIGTLLAATWNTELVEELYVMEGQELLSYNVDALLGPGLNIRRSPLNGRNFEYFSEDPLISGEFAAACTRGIMKGGSNATLKHFACNNQEKDRSKVDAVVSERAIREIYLKGFEIAVKQGGANSIMTSYNPINGHWAASNYDLNTTILRGEWGFKGIVMTDWWAVMNDVVDGGPADRKNTNWMVRAQNDLYMVVSNYGAEVNAYDDNTLESLGNGTLTRGELQRSAINICEFIMHAPVFSRKHEIDETVDSFKANPALSTEHVQSLSQDAQVKPVIAGSTFMQVDQAGQYRIIVNIMSPEPELAQSACNVTLNDQLITTIQTNGTEGKWIRQKLVKIELEAGLYELKLEFIKPGLQIDWIEFKQV; encoded by the coding sequence TTGATTAATCAGAAACCAGGCACTCCATTAGAGGGTTTTGCTGAATTCAGTAGAAAAGTAGCCGCAGAAGGCGCGGTTTTGTTAAAGAATGAAGGAAATATTCTACCGTTTGGACATTCCGAAAACGTTTCAGTTTTTGGTAGAACTCAGGTTAATTATTATCGAAGCGGTACGGGTTCAGGTGGTAGTGTCCATGTTACCTATACTTCCAATCTATTAGATGGTCTTCGAAATAAAAAGAATATTACAATCAACGAAGAATTGGCAGCTGTATATGAAAAGTGGATTGAAAAAAATCCATTCGATAATGGCGGGGGTGGATGGGCTGCGGAACCTTGGTTCCAAAAAGAAATGCCATTAAGCGCTGAGCTAGTGTCAGAGGCCAGAACAAGATCCACTAAGGCAATCGTGGTCATCGGACGTACAGCGGGAGAAGATCAGGATAATGCCAATGAGCAGGGAAGTTATCTATTAACAGTAGAAGAGAAAGCTATGCTGAAACTGGTAACTACTTATTTCGATCAGACGGTTGTTGTACTGAATGTTTCGAATATTATCGATATGAGCTGGTTAAACGATGAAAGTTATGTCCATTCCATTCCGTGTGTCATCTACGCTTGGCAAGGGGGAATGGAAGGAGGCAATGCGATTGCCGATGTGTTAGTTGGGGATGTAACACCCAGCGGGAAATTAACCGATACGATAGCATATTCAATCGAAGATTATCCATCAACCCAGAATTATGGCAATGAATTTATTAACATTTACCAGGAAGATATCTATGTAGGATATCGTTATTTCGAGACGTTCTACCCGGATAAAGTTCAGTTTGAATTCGGTTATGGTTTATCTTATACCACATTTACAATCGAGCCTAAGGAAGCCAAACTGACAACTAAAGCAGGAGAAAAACACATTGAAATCGATGTAACCGTAACCAATACTGGAACGACTTTTGCGGGAAAAGAAGTCGTGCAGGTCTATTATGAAGCTCCGCAAGGAAAGTTGGGGCAACCGGCTAAAGCATTGGCAGCATTTGGGAAGACAAGAGTTTTACAGGCGGGTGAATCGCAGCTTATTACTGTGAGTTTCCCAGTACATTCTCTTGCCTCTTATGATGACGCTGGAGTGACTGGGCATCCTTCCGCTTATGTGTTGGAAGCCGGGACATACCGTTTCTATATGGGAACCAGTGTCAAGAATCTAGCAGAAATAGGTGTTGAAGGACAAAGCGGTTATGTACTAGAAGCACTTCAAGTCGTGGAGCAGTTGCAAGAGGCGCTGGCGCCGACGGAAAGCTTTATGAGAATGAAGCCGGGTGTTCGAAAGGAAGATGGTTCGTATGAACTCATCTCGGAAGAGGTATCGAAGCGGAAGATATCTTTAGCGGAACGTATCGAGAACAATCTTCCTGAAACATTACAGCAGACCGGAGATCAAGGATATAAATTGAGAGATGTCTATGAGCAAAAGGTTAGCATGGAAGCTTTTATCGCCCAACTCAGTGATCAAGACCTTGCTGTGATCGTTAGAGGTGAGGGCATGAGTAGTCCTTTGGTTACTCCAGGTACGGCTTCAGCTTTCGGTGGGGTAAGCGATTCGTTGTTCAATTACGGCATTCCAGTTGCTTGTACGGCAGACGGCCCGTCCGGGATTCGTATGGATAGTGGGCAAAAGGCGACACAGGTTTCCATTGGAACTCTACTCGCAGCGACTTGGAATACGGAACTGGTCGAAGAACTTTATGTTATGGAAGGCCAAGAATTATTAAGCTACAACGTGGACGCCTTGCTAGGACCGGGCCTGAATATCCGACGTAGTCCACTTAATGGACGCAATTTCGAGTATTTTTCGGAAGATCCGCTGATCTCCGGGGAATTCGCTGCAGCATGTACACGTGGGATTATGAAGGGTGGCTCTAACGCCACACTGAAGCATTTCGCCTGCAACAATCAGGAAAAGGATCGTAGTAAAGTAGATGCAGTTGTCTCCGAGCGCGCTATTCGGGAGATTTATCTAAAAGGCTTTGAAATCGCGGTGAAGCAAGGTGGAGCCAATTCGATTATGACCTCCTATAATCCTATCAACGGGCATTGGGCAGCATCCAATTATGATTTGAATACCACGATTCTTCGCGGAGAATGGGGTTTCAAAGGTATTGTTATGACCGATTGGTGGGCCGTTATGAACGATGTTGTTGACGGTGGACCAGCAGATCGGAAGAATACGAACTGGATGGTTCGTGCCCAAAACGATCTATATATGGTTGTTAGTAACTATGGGGCGGAAGTTAATGCTTATGATGACAATACCTTGGAATCCTTGGGAAATGGTACTTTAACTCGCGGAGAACTTCAGCGCTCCGCCATCAATATTTGTGAATTCATTATGCATGCACCGGTATTCTCTAGAAAACATGAGATTGATGAAACGGTTGATAGCTTTAAGGCTAATCCAGCACTATCAACGGAACATGTACAATCGCTATCACAAGATGCACAGGTTAAACCTGTTATAGCTGGATCGACTTTTATGCAAGTGGATCAGGCCGGACAATACCGGATTATTGTCAACATCATGTCTCCGGAACCTGAATTGGCCCAAAGCGCTTGTAATGTAACTTTGAATGATCAATTGATCACGACCATTCAAACGAATGGAACAGAAGGTAAATGGATCAGACAGAAGCTTGTGAAAATCGAATTGGAAGCAGGACTTTATGAATTGAAATTGGAGTTCATCAAGCCAGGCTTGCAGATCGACTGGATCGAATTTAAACAAGTGTAA
- a CDS encoding MFS transporter, which produces MATFFLIIIYLAFISLGLPDSLLGSAWPVMRMDLNASLGTAGIVSMVIAGSTIVSSLLSGTVLQRFGTGKVTLVSCILTAGALLGFAWSPSLIWFIVFAIPLGIGAGSVDAGLNNYVAAHYKAHHMSWLHCFWGVGATLGPIIMASSISGNNHWRQGYLVVAGIQFSLVIILFVTLPLWDRVAKRSNVTNVEAEHNLINQELEQIAENTKPWNIKGVKLALLTFLFYCGIEASMGLWGSSFLVNIKNLPAATAAQWVSWFYIGITVGRMITGFITFKMSSRMLIRYGQLIALFGTILLVLPFPPILSLVGFMIVGLGLAPIFPCMLHETPARFGKKNAQTIMGFQMAAAYTGSTLVPPFLGLLATNITISIFPWFIIMLAIAMLLCTEKLNDFLRKLHVGLRQSIR; this is translated from the coding sequence ATGGCAACTTTCTTTTTAATTATTATATATTTGGCGTTTATCAGTTTAGGGTTGCCGGATTCATTGCTCGGATCGGCATGGCCAGTGATGAGAATGGATCTGAATGCATCATTAGGAACTGCAGGAATTGTCTCAATGGTTATTGCAGGCAGTACAATTGTATCAAGCTTGTTAAGTGGAACAGTGCTGCAACGTTTTGGTACGGGAAAAGTGACGCTTGTGAGTTGTATATTGACTGCAGGAGCTTTACTTGGTTTTGCATGGTCTCCTTCACTAATTTGGTTCATTGTTTTCGCCATTCCACTAGGTATAGGTGCCGGATCTGTAGATGCAGGATTAAATAATTATGTTGCTGCTCACTACAAAGCTCATCATATGAGTTGGCTACACTGTTTTTGGGGCGTAGGCGCTACACTAGGTCCAATCATTATGGCTTCGTCTATTTCAGGCAACAATCATTGGAGACAAGGATATCTCGTTGTTGCGGGTATTCAATTTAGTCTAGTTATTATTCTATTTGTTACACTTCCTTTGTGGGATAGAGTTGCTAAAAGAAGTAATGTAACAAATGTTGAGGCTGAACATAATTTGATTAATCAAGAGTTAGAGCAAATTGCTGAGAATACAAAGCCATGGAATATAAAAGGGGTCAAATTAGCATTGCTAACCTTTTTATTTTACTGTGGAATTGAAGCAAGCATGGGATTATGGGGAAGTAGCTTTCTTGTAAATATAAAAAATTTACCTGCAGCAACAGCAGCACAATGGGTTTCTTGGTTTTATATAGGTATTACTGTTGGGCGAATGATTACTGGATTTATCACGTTTAAAATGAGTAGTCGAATGTTGATTAGGTACGGCCAACTTATCGCTTTATTTGGTACAATATTACTTGTGCTACCGTTCCCTCCTATCCTCTCGTTAGTGGGATTTATGATTGTTGGATTGGGGTTAGCGCCAATATTCCCGTGTATGCTGCATGAAACGCCTGCACGATTTGGGAAAAAGAATGCTCAGACCATCATGGGCTTTCAAATGGCCGCTGCTTATACGGGTAGTACGCTAGTACCTCCTTTTCTCGGATTGCTTGCAACAAATATAACTATTAGTATCTTTCCGTGGTTTATTATTATGTTGGCCATTGCTATGCTCTTGTGTACCGAAAAATTAAATGATTTCTTGAGAAAGTTACATGTGGGATTAAGACAAAGTATCCGTTAG
- a CDS encoding ROK family transcriptional regulator, which translates to MVSDIRLTSHMKSEIIRSIRSTLLEYGSATKVELSHNLQISFPTIGKFLKQMENRGEVTSVGLDESSGGRRAIRYTYHPNYMLGIAIFLEKSETNYTVFNCLGEVIEQGNTHSMLEEDVLHLAAFIENKRSSYSNIHAVAIGVPGAVNNGTIFHIPGYENYHNVDLKKVIEEQLSIPTVVENDMNAAVIGYMDQRKVGDNISLFYLYLGKNGPGAGIVINGGIVRGKTYFSGEVSFVPQYDDRNFLQALSCGNDGERSIEQMERKTDAISRLVASITSILNPHYIIFCDDEIETLTLHQIVERSATYVPKEHLPELAASDMKHDYLNGLQSLGLSLLISQQIDDLH; encoded by the coding sequence ATCTACACTATTAGAGTATGGAAGTGCAACGAAGGTTGAATTGAGTCATAATTTACAAATTAGTTTTCCAACCATCGGTAAGTTTCTGAAGCAAATGGAGAACAGAGGGGAGGTAACTTCCGTAGGTCTTGATGAATCAAGCGGGGGAAGAAGGGCAATAAGATATACATATCATCCGAACTATATGCTGGGGATAGCCATTTTTTTAGAGAAAAGTGAGACCAACTATACCGTTTTTAATTGTTTAGGAGAAGTGATTGAGCAAGGTAACACTCATAGTATGCTAGAGGAAGATGTGTTACATCTAGCCGCATTTATTGAGAATAAAAGGAGTTCTTATTCTAACATTCATGCTGTGGCCATTGGTGTTCCAGGTGCGGTTAATAACGGAACAATCTTTCATATACCAGGATATGAAAACTATCATAATGTAGATCTGAAAAAGGTTATAGAGGAGCAACTCTCTATCCCAACAGTCGTAGAGAATGATATGAATGCGGCCGTAATCGGCTATATGGATCAAAGGAAAGTAGGGGACAACATCTCTTTGTTCTATTTGTATTTAGGGAAAAATGGTCCAGGTGCCGGAATAGTAATCAATGGTGGAATTGTGCGTGGGAAAACGTACTTTTCAGGAGAAGTGTCATTTGTTCCACAGTATGACGATAGAAACTTCCTACAAGCTTTATCATGTGGAAATGATGGAGAGAGAAGTATTGAACAAATGGAGAGAAAAACGGATGCGATTAGCCGGTTAGTGGCCTCCATCACCTCTATCTTGAATCCTCATTATATTATTTTTTGCGACGATGAAATAGAAACGTTGACTCTTCATCAAATTGTTGAGCGAAGTGCCACATACGTTCCAAAAGAACATCTCCCAGAGTTAGCTGCAAGTGATATGAAGCATGATTATCTAAATGGATTACAAAGTCTCGGATTGAGTTTATTAATTTCGCAACAAATAGATGACCTACACTAA